TTCCTGATTATAAACTCAACAAGCAACTTATTGAACGTCGAGTTGATCAAATGCGACGAGAAGGCGTTGTGTTTGTTACTAATACAGATGTTGGTAATTCATTAAGTGGTAAAGAACTGCTTACCCGTTTTGATGCTATTGTTTTAACTATTGGTGCTCGCCGTGCCCGTGATCTTAATGTGCCTGGGCGAGAGTTAAAGGGCGTGTACCTGGCGATGGATTTTTTAAAGCAACAAAACCGACGTAATGGTGGTTTAGAGGTTACTGAAGAACCAATTTTAGCTACTCAAAAAAATGTAGTTATCCTTGGTGGTGGTGATACTGGTGCTGATTGTTTAGGTACATCTTTGCGACAAGGAGCAGCTTTTGTACAACAGATTGAGTTATTACCGCGTCCACCAGATACCCGTAGCGCGAATAACCCATGGCCTGAATGGCCTTTGATAATGCGTACCTCTTCATCTCACGAAGAGGGTGGAACTAGAGACTTTGGGGTAATGACCAAAGAGATTCTCGGTGAAAATGGCAAAGTTCGAGCACTTTCTGCAGTTCGTGTTGAGATGAAAGCGGGTAAATTACAAGAGATACCCGGCAGTGATTTTGAAATTCCATGTGATTTAGTACTACTCGCCATGGGTTTTGTTGGCCCTGAAAATAACTTAATTGAACAATTGGGCCTTGAGCGTGATGCGCGTGGTAATGTAGCCACTAAAGATAGTTGCACCTCGGTGCCAAATATTTTTGCTGCTGGCGATGTCTCACGTGGTGCTTCATTAGTAGTATGGGCAATCGCAGAAGGTCGTCAAGCTGCTGCAGCAGCTGATGCCTATATTTCTAACCAAAAGCAGACATCTAAACTTTCTGAGTGCGCGTAGGTCTTTTTTTAAAAAATAATATTTAGCAGGTGGAGCTATACTATTAGCGTTTAGGTAACCTTAAGTTTGCGGAGCATGAAATGCATCTAGGCGCTGCATTAACTATATTATTATTAGTAGCATCGCCGCTTATATGTGCTGTGAATTTTGCTTTTTCTTATAAACGTTTTAAGCAGCAACCGTCATGGTTGTGGTTAGTTGCTTTTACATTTCCTTGGTTGCTTTTATTTTTTGCGGCAATTTTTAAAAGTTATGTGCTAATACCTTTTGCCTTCTTACTTGCAGGTATAGATACAATAGCATGGGTTATCAGTTCTAAGCGACGGCGGTAGTTATCAACCACTAGTAACAACTAGTTTGGGTGTGCTAATAAACGGCTAACGGGCTAACGGTTTAACGGCTAACGGACTGTAGATCCAACGCAAGTATTTCCTGACATTTTTAGTTTTGCGTCATGCCCATGAAAATGGTCATCTTAAAATTAGTGTTTGGCACCTTAAGCAGGTATTAGTATTTAAAGCATTTTTGCCCAATTACTAAATATTTTGCGACCAGTTGTTTGCATATTTTCAAGATATTTTTGAGTATCTGAGGATATAGTTTCAATACTAGTCTTAGCTTCAGGTAATTCATGATGAAACGTTTTTAATAGGTCATTAATTATTGTCTGAGTAACTTCAAGATGAAATTGTAGAGCATAAATATTAGAGTTAAAACGAAAACCTTGATTCATTGTAACACTTGAACTTCCTATAGATACCGCGCCACTAGGCAAATCAAAGGTATCCCCATGCCAATGAAAAGCAAAAAAGTTTTGTTTAATAGTACCAAACAAAGGGTCAGTACTCATGTCTGCAGCAATTTGTATTGGGTACCAGCCAATTTCTTTGACCTTATTTTTATACACCCGAGCGCCCAAAACAGCGGCAATTAATTGACTACCAAGACATACGCCTAAGATAGGTTTGTTTTCATTAAGTGATTGGCTGATTAGTCTGATTTCATTATTGAGAAAGGGATATTTAGACGTATCATAAACCCCCATTGGCCCACCTAACACAATCAGACCATTGGCATTAAGAGTATTGGGAATAGATTCACCAGCGAATAAACGGACATATTGCCATTGATGTTCTTGCCCTAAAAGTGCTTCAGTAATAATACCTAAATTCTCTTCGGGAGTATGTTGTAGTACTAATACTTTAGCCATGGATAACTCAAGCAGCTAATATTTATTTTTTCAATTCAGTGCTTCGAATTTGTTCAATAACTTCACTATATGATGTGGCTTCGACCAATGTTGCTAATTGTGAAGTATAGAGTGTTACTGAATCAGGACGATTATTTTCACGAGCATGTTGCAGTGCCTTATAAACAGAAATGAAAGCGCGTTCGCTGTTTATGAAAAACTCAGTACATTGAAGAACAACAGCAAGTGAAGAATGAGTTGTTGATTGCGAAGCATGGCTAAACGAATATTCGCGACCTTCAGAATTAGCAATAATAAGAGTAACAATAGCAGCCATATCGGAGCGGGTCGCTTGTTTGCCGCTATTTACGTCAGTCTTAATTGAAAAGTCAACAACTCTTAGTGATTTAAGTGATGGAAATTCATTGGCAAATACATTTACTATACCAACAAACATTGCATCAATGGCACCTACGCCACTACCAGTGATAACAGAACGATTGCCACTGCGTTCATCATGAATATTACATTGTACAGTAAGAGGTCCACTTTCGAGATTTTCTTCGATACGATATGAATCAACATGAAAGTGTAACTCTGTACCATCAAGTACAGTAGCAATTAACTGTGCAATACTCTCCTTATGATCCACGAATTTCTCCAGATGCTAATTAGTGTACCAGAATTCGCTGGCAGTATTTATACCTTTAGCAAAACTTTTTTTTTTATAATCTATCAAGGTAATATTACTGGCTTATTTGTTGAATAATGCTCGGCAGATAAATATCTGGTACTTTAAATCCTAATAGTACAGAAATAGTTGCTGCGACATTACCTAAACCTGGATGTTTAACATCGGTCATCGTGAAACGTTTTCGATCTTGTTCTGATAAAACAACATGAAAGGGCACGGGATTAAGCGAATGACTAGTTTTAGGTATGATAAGACCATTTTCATCTCGTAATAGTTGACCAGTTTTTTTATGACGTTCACCCATATCATCAGCATTGCCATGATCAGCGGTTACTATCAGAGCTCCGCCACGTGCAAGCACAGGGTCAATTAACATAGCAAGTGCTTGGTCGACAGCTTCGACACCTTTTACCGTTGCAGCGAAATTGCCGGTATGCCCAACCATATCGCCATTAGCCCAATTAAGACGTAAAAATTTATAATCGCGAGCCTCGAGTTCACGCAATAATGTTTGAGATATCTCAAATGCTTTCATTTCAGGCTTCTCATCAAATGGTGGTGCATTTGACGGTACCTCAATGTATTTTTCTAATTTTTCACTGAAATATCCTGAACGATTGCCATTGAAAAAATAGGTAACATGACCATATTTTTGCGTTTCGCTTGTCGCAAGTTGGACAACACCAGCATCAACAAGTAACTCACCGATGGTACAGGTAATTTCTGGTGGTGCTACAAGAAATTTATTCGGGCTGTTGGTATCACCATCATAGAGGGTCATACCGGTAAAAAAAACATCAGGCTTTGGACCACGATTAAATTTATTAAACTGCTCGTTTTCAAAGGCGCTCACTAACTCAAGCATGCGATCGCCACGGAAATTATAAGCTACTACACCATCACCATTTTTTATTGGGCCAATAGGTTCGTTACCATTAACAACCACAAATGGCGGAAGATCTTGATCGAGAATACCTGGTTTTTCTTTGCGATAAGCTTCAATTGCAGCCCGGGCACTTACGAATTTGGGGCCATTTGCTAATACGTGTGTCTGCCAACCACGTTCAACAATAGTCCAATCAGCTTGATAGCGGTCCATGGTGGTCACCATACGCCCGCCGCCAGAAGCAATTTTATACTCGCGATTTGCCTTTTTATTTATTTCGATAAGCACTGCTTCAAGCTGGTCGACGTATTCAAGGGCGCTGGTTTTCGGAACATCACGACCGTCTAGCAATGCATGTACGTAAAGACGATTTATTTCAAGGTTATCAGCTTTACGAATCATGTGTATAAGATGACTTATATTACTGTGCACATTACCGTCTGAAAGCAGTCCGATAAAATGTAAGGCGGTGTTATGTTGCTTTATGTGAGTGATTAGATTTTGCCACACTTCGCCGGCAAATATTTTGCCGCTTTCAATAGCTGACTGAACTAATTTAGCGCCTTGGTCAAAGATACGACCAGCACCGAGAGCATTATGGCCAACTTCACTGTTGCCCATATCTTCATCACTAGGCATACCAACAGCTAATCCATGAGCTGCTAATTGAGTGGTCAGGCTATTTTGCGCAATACGATCAAGTGTTGGTGTGTGTGCTTTAGCGACAGCATCACCTTCGTCGCCTTTACCGATACCTACCCCATCCATAATGGCTACTACTACAGGGCCTTTAACCCCAGTTTCAGGAATACGTACAAGTTTTTGACAATCCATAGTGATACCCGCATTGCACGAAACATGCTGTTTGAGCAAGTCATTATAAGATCGTCATAGTAATAATATAAATTGTTATAAAGTTAACAATTATGTTTAGCTATTTTGTTAGGTATAAATGTCGAAATTACTAATACTACTAATAAAATTGCTACAAAAAATGCTTGATGCACTGGCAAGACAGCAATAACAAAAATTATCCATGTAAGTGTTAATAGGTTTGCAATAGCACATAGATGATTCATTATGGATAAATTGCTATCACCCCATAAACGCGCGGCATTTAGTAGACCAAGAATAATTAATACTAAACCTGAACCAGAAAACCATGCTGCTTGTTCGGTGATCCCAGGAGCATATTTTGGAGTAAAGGCAATATGACCAATACCCATTATGGTTAAGAAACCAGTTGCAACTATAGTAATTTTGCGCATTTTATTTTTCCTTTTTTTGCAATTTTTGTTTGGTTTTAGCTGACGGGTTTGTCAGTAGTTTAACAAGTTGACGTCCTAATTTCATTGCTTTTTGTAATTTGGCCTTAGGCATACTGCTGATTTGCTCATAGAAATCGACCGCAGTATCGAAAAAGCTTAAAAGTTCGCGTATGCGTGTGACTGCTAAAGTTTCATGTTCACCTTTAAAATTGATTTCGGCAAGGCATTCGCGTAGCAAGAGAATAATGGGATCAATTTCTCGTTTTTTTCTTTCAGCAACAACGGTTTGTAACATTTCCCAAGCATCGCAAATAGTAACAAAGTGGTCACGGCGATCACCTGGAAGATGAACTACTCGTACTAAACCCCATGTTTGTAATTCACGTAATGCAGTACTTACATTTGAACGCGCCAAACTCAGAGTAGTAACAATTTCGTCAGCATGTAAAGGGCGCTCAGATACATACAGCAGGGATTGTATTTGGGCGACGCTACGACTTATTCCCCAGCGGCTACCCATTTCACCCCAATGTAATATAAATTTTTCAGCCGCCGGTGTTAAAATTAATTTGTCACTCATGACTGTTCCTTATGATATTTCAGAATATACAGAAATAAAAAAAATAGCAATCAAATTTGCACTGTTTAAAAATACTAGAGAAAAGGTACACCGAAGTGGCAATTCATGAATTACCACTACTTCAGGAACACCCCCTAATTATATTCTATTTTAAGGCGCGCAATCGCATGGTTAAGACTTGCTGCAAGAGATATCAACATTTCGACTGTTTTGATTGTTTCAAGCGAGCTGGCAGTTGATTGAATAGTCATATCAGCAATCTATCCATTAATTAGTGGGTCACGTTTTTGATTTTGTAAAAGTGCGAGAGTTTCTGCTACTAAAAAAAGTGAACCACATATTAAGACAATGCCATTATTCTTTATAGCATGTGCTTTAGCTTGAGATATAGCCTCATTTACATTTGAATAAACAAAGGCCTTTGGTGCAAGTTTTTTAAGTTCTGTATAAGTACGTGAGCGAGAATTATTTATTGTGGTTAAATGAAGCGTTGTACTACGCGTCAATATTGGCAACAGCATTTGTTCATAAGGACGATCTGTAAGTATAGTAGCTACAGTGTGCACAGGTTTATTACCTATACGAGAGTCTTCTGCTATTGCAGACAATAATGCTTTAATACCAGCGGGATTATGAGCACCGTCTATTAAAATATCGGGTTTACCGTCTATCCATTGATAACGTCCTGGCCACTGAAAGTCGGATACCGCGCGATAAATTGCCGCATCAGGACATGCGACCCCAAGTTTGACTAGTTCACGAATAGCCGTACAAGCAGTTGCGAGATTTTCACGTTGATATGCGGCGATAGGGGTATGCTTAAATTCAAGCATGCCTGCTGCATGATTTATGCTAATTTTATCGGTATTTTTTTGAGCTTGAGTTGCCATGACTAAGTGAGCATTTTGTGTAGCTGCGGTTTTCTTTAGTACCGCAAGAACTTCAGGTTTTTGTTGACTAGTCACGACTACTGTGTGCCGTCCAATTATCCCTGCTTTTTCATTAGCAATTGCGGTAAGATTGTTACCTAAATATTGCATGTGATCTAAGGAGATAGGAGTAATAACCGCAAGCAGTTTATCAACTACATTTACCGCATCAAATCTGCCACCCAAGCCAATTTCCATTACCGTGATATCTACATTCGCTTCAGCAAAAGCTAGTAGCGCCATAACCGTAATGATTTCAAAAAAAGTAGCAGGTCGCGGGCAGGCACTCTCAGCTCGCCGGATATTCATATAAAGACGCACTACATCATCATGATTTATTTCAACTGAATTAATGCGTATTCGCTCAGTAAATCTCAATAAATGTGGTGAAGTGTAATGCCCGACGCAGTGACCCGCAGATTGCAGTGCTGAGGCAATAAAATTGCTAGTCGAGCCTTTACCATTTGTTCCGGCTATTACAACGTGCCGCATTTGTCGTTCGGGATTGCCAAGAGCGTGCAATAGTGCCTGCGTGGTTTCTAAACCAAGTTTTATTCCTTGGTTAGTGCGTGTAAAAAGCAGTTGTAACACTGTGGCATAGTCTAATTTTTGCATAATCTAAAAGTGGCTGATAAGAACGATAGGCGCTAGAGGTATATGAGATAATATTTAAGCGGATGCTCGCATTATTAACTCAGGTTTAAAAGAAGCTTTTTTGGGTTTGTCTATTAATTCGAGACGATTAACAGTTGCCATATCGTATGCTGAAGTTGCCATTTCTTCTAAAGGTTGTCTAATTGTAGTCAAAGGTGGATTTGAAGTTTTAGCTAACTCCATATCATCATAACCAATAATAGAAATGTCTTCTGGAATGTTTACTCCTTGTTTAAAAGCAGTATTAAGTAGCCCCTTGGCACATTCATCACCAGCTGCGCAGAAAATAGCATCAATTTTAAGGTGCGATTCAATTATTTGCGCCATTACCTTTGTACCATCATTAAATGAATAATCTCTTACTTCAAAAATTTGATTTTGTGGTAGTGCTAACCCAGTTTTTTCTAGGGCCATTTTAAAGCCATTCACTCGTTGTATCGCGTTGTATCCACCTTCAATTTGCATGCGTCCAGAAACGATAGCAATTTTTTTCCTTTGTTTTTTTACTAAATACTCGCCTGCAAGATATCCCCCCATAAAATTATCGCTAGCAACAGTTGAAGCACCGGACATCTCTTCGTCAATTAAAATAATGGGGATACCAGCAGTTTTATATTTAGCCACAATTGAGGCCTCAGGGCGAATTGATACACCAATAAGGGCCGAAGGTGGTGATTTATCTAAAATATCCTCAAGTCGTTTATTTTCTCTGATTGGTAAACCCACAGTAGAATACTGGGTAAGTGATTCACCAATTTTTAAATGACTTGAAATTAGTGAAAGCATTTTCGAGGCAAAAGTAAAAGCGAAACTCGCAGCCATGATTGCTATTTGATTTTTTATCATAGCAATTCCTCTTTTTTAAAACAGTATAGCGCAAAATAACAGACGATTTTGTTTTTTTTAAAAAAAAATTTACTAAACCAGTTATATAAAACAGAATAAATTATGTAGTTTTTATAACTAGTTAGATGTTTATCTCATCAAGCAAATGAAGAATTTTTATGCGTGCATCGTTTAGTTCGGCTAACTGCGCTTTTAAACTATCGTCCAGACCTGGTTTCATATGAGTGATAAAGATAGGCGTATTGTTTTGCGGTTTAAATTTAGTAAGTTCATTGGCAAGCATTTTGGGAGTAAGGTGGCCGGAAAGACCAGCTAATTTTTCCATTTCATTGGTAAAGCTAACTTCGCAGATCACAGCACGCAATTTTGGGTGTGAACTAGCAACTTGCCAAAATTCATCAGTAGGTCCGGTATCTCCAGTATAAGCGATGGCACCAGATTTGGTGTTTACTATTATTCCATGACACTCAATACTGTGATGTACAGGTATCGCGAGTAGTTCAAATCCACCATCTAGAGTAAAAATTTCTCGAGGAGTAATAATACGTATTCGTAGTATCGGATTTTCGCAAGTAGGAATTTTACTAAAATCAGGCCAGAGTAATCCATTGAAAAGATGCTGACTAAGTGCTGCTTCTGTACCAGCAGTAGCGATCATTGTAACTGGTTTATTACGATTAGCGATTACGTTATCTAATAATAGTGGAAGACCTTTTACGTGATCAATGTGACTGTGACTTAAATAAATATAATCGATATTACTTTGCTCAATTAGTGATAAACTACGAGTTACAGAACCTGCATCTAAAAGCAATTTTTCATCAATTGCAAAGCAAGAAGTCCGATGACTCGGCGATTCACCACCATGGCACCCGAGTACCCGTAAGCGCATTGTTTTAAATATCTCCGAATTTTTCTTTCATGCCTAAGAAATCTAAAAATTCTCGCAGTTTTTTAACATTATGGATGATAAGACCATTATCAACGATCTGCACCAGCTTAGCGCGAATTAATTTATTAAGTACCTCATTTACTTGATCAAGTTCGAGGCCTGCTTTACCAGCAAGATCTCTAACAGCAAGGTCAAGATTCACTGAACCATCTTCGCCATCAGGTAAATGCTTTTTCGCTGTATTTATTAAGAAATGGACAAGTCGTGAATTTGGATCCTTCAATAATAAATTTTCAATTTGGTCGTCAGCTTCTTGCAATCTTTGTGCAAGAGTTTTGATGAGACGCACAGCAATTTCAGCATTGCCACGAACCATTGCTTCGAATGTTTTAGGATCGATAACCAATAGTTTGGCATTTTCTTCAACGGTTGCTGTAGCTGAACGTGGTTTGTTATTAAGGATAGACATTTCTCCGAAAAAAGCACCTGGCCCAAGAACTACTAAAGTTTTTTCTATACCACGTACAGTCTTAGAAATGCGCACCTTACCGGATTGAATGACGAACATTTCTTTGCCGGGGTCACCGTCACGACATAAAACATGACCCGCGGGGAACTCACGACCGAAACGCTCGTAGAGCTTGTCGTCAGCCATATACTTTTCCTAGCAAAGCCACTAGTGGCTGTTAAAAGTTGCGTCAAAGGTATGCGTGATAATTTTCATTTAAACATACCCCATAAAATAATTTCGCCCATTCATTATAGCCATATATTCGTTACAAACGGTATTAAAATTTCGTTTGTTAGCATGTTTTTTCAAATTTTTTAGGGACACCGCCTATTTATGGGTCATATTGTATGCGCCGTCCCAAGCATCTCCCGGTGGATTGTCGCTCATTATCTTACAACGTTCAATATAGATGCCAGATGTTGGGTCATTAACTAGTATTTTTTGTCGCACTAATTCAAATGCTGCAATAGCATCATCCCAAGCTTGAGCACGATATAGATCCATAGCACGAGCAAATTCACCGATTAAATCACTGTGTTCTTGGCTTGGTGATCCGAGTCCCAAGAGTTCGTATATTTTGACTGGTTCGCGTTTACCTTTAACTCGAACCATATCAACCTCACGTGCAAAAATTTCACTTTTTGCAGCCTCATAAGTAGCCTGGCTAATTATAATGTTGGTGCCGTACTCTTTATTAATAGCTTCGAGACGTGAGGCTAAATTCACGTTGTCGCCCATAACCGTATAGTCAAAACGTTGTGATGAGCCCATGTTACCAGCAGACATTGAGCCAGTGTTAACACCAATTCCTATATTAATATCGGGCAGACCTTCATTACGCCACCCCACCTGTAGTTCACGCAATTTTGCCATCATCTCTAGACAAACGCGGCAGGCACGCAAAGCATGATCATTATAGTTAACTGGGGCACCAAATATCGCCATAATGGCATCGCCAATATATTTATCGAGAGTACCGTTATGTGCAAGCACTACATCAGTCATCGGAGTTAAGTAGTTATTAAGCAGATGAACCAATGCTTCTGGCGATAAGCGTTCACTGATAGTAGTGAAACCACGAACATCCGAGAAAAGTACGGTGGCATTAACTTTATCGCCACCAAGTTTAAGCAGTTGAGGATTTTTTAATACTTGCTCGACAACATTTTTAGATAAATAAAATTGAAAAGCTTTGCGGATCTGGCGTTTTTCGCGACCCTCAGTAAGAAAGCCATACACAGTTATACCTACAAAAGTTAAGAAAGCTTGCAGGGTCGGCAAGATATTGAGTACCCACGTCCCATTGGGGAAGATAAACTTTATATCAATAAAATGAATTAAAGTAACAAAACTAAAAGTAACAAAGAAACCCGCCCATGCTGGAATACGTGGTAACAACAAACCTAATATTAGACCGATCAGCAAGTAAGCTAATGCTTCGACTAATGCTATGCCAAAAACACGATCGAGATATTTGTTGTCGATCATATTTTGGATAGCCATGGCATGAATGTAAACGCCAGGTGTAATTGGTGAAAATGGAGTTGGTCTAAGATCAAGCAGACCTTGTGCAGTAAACCCAAAAATAACAACTTTGTTTTTATACACTGAAGCGGGTACAGTATCGTCAATAAAATCAGCTACTGAATATTTTTTAAAATATTCCTCTGGGTTTTTATAGTAATTAATTAGAAATCCACCGTTAAAATCGGTTGGAATTTTAATGTCTTGCTCATTTATTGGCGCTAATCCATTTAGTTTATCAGAGTAAAATGGGTTAGTAAGTGGCCAAATGTTGGAATCAGAAAAACGAGCGGCAGCAATTAACGAAAGTGCAGGATAGAGTTTATCTTCAAAACGTTGCAATAAAGGCAAACGCCGCATTTGCCCATCACGGTCAGGAGAAGCATTAAAAAAGCCCAACCCTTTTGCCACCTTAACAAATTTAGGTAATGGTGGTAAGACTCCGGTCATTTGGGGGACACTTAATTGACTAATGCTCCTATCGGTAACAGGCTCAGTCATAGGCAGCGATTGACCACCAGCTTCGTAAGTTGTTGTTTCGTAAAGACTATCGATGGAACTCGAAGCTAGGAGAGCGAAGCTAGCAGCACCGTGACCTGCTACTTTAGCGATTTCTTTTTCGTAAAAACCAACAACTCCTAAAATAGTTTGTGGGGAGGCAGCAATAGCATTTTTTAAGGCATCATCGGGTGAAGCAGCATCTACTTCGGCGTGAAGTAATTTTGAAAATTTTGTCGAGTGTTCGTTATATGTATTAAAAGCCTGTAAAGCTTTTTGGAGTTCGGTAGTTGAACGTTCTAACCCTTTTTGAGGGCTTAATAATTGTTGGCGACCATTTTTATTGATTTTATTTTCTAAGTTTTTTAAACGGGCAAGAGCTTCACGATTAGCAGCATCACTTTTTTTCAGCGCTTCTGCGATTGATGTTGAAAGTTTAGAATGAGGTAACAGACCAGCATCGTCGAAGCTATTAGCAAACCTTTTTAGGGTTACCCACGAGGTATTACGGTCTTCATCACCAAATACAGCATCAAAAGCGATTACTTTAGCCCCACCTTTGGTAGCTTTCTCAATAAACTGTGCGACTACTGCGCGACTCCATGGCCAAAGTCCGTATTTTTCGATGCCTTTTTCATCAATAGCGGCAATGACTACTTTAGGTTCAAGTAATTTTTCAATGTTTCGGCTTTGAAATTTGACATCAAGAGATTTTAGGTCAAGCAAGTGAATTAGGCCGTGTTTAGATAATATACCTGAATTGAATGTCCCTCTTTCGATAGCCACGTTGATGACTGCAAAGATAAAGGCCACACCCAAGCTAATAATAAGGGGAATAAAGCGTTTGATACGGCTCGTGATTTTTTTGCGAACCATTTGGGTGTGCTCCATGCCAATTTTAACCTAGAGTTTTCGTTTTCAATTGATTATCGTGAGTACGGGAGTGCAGGTCAAACCTTTGCTAACATTATTGCAATTTGTTTGCTTGAGTTTTGCAAAAATAGTCATAAATGCGTAAATATAGTCTACGTGTTTAATTTAAGATCACACCGGCTGGCTTTAAAGTTTTTTCATCTTAAGCCAGGGCTTTGGTTTGCACCCTTTGCCCCTTTATTTGCAAGCGCTGTTTTACTTCGACGATGGGGATATAATTGTGGTCTTTTATCGGCCACTAAGCTACCAGTACTCACTATTGCAATTGGAGGTCTTGAAGCTGGTGGTAGCGGTAAAACACCAGTTACCGCATTATTGCTAGAGGCTTTGTTAGCGACGGGTCGTCATCCAGGTTTACTAACCCGTGGCTATAAACGTCCGCAAAGTGATTTGCAGGTACACCGTCGAGGCACTGTTACTTCACCAGAATTAATAGGCGATGAGGCGGCGATGTTAGTAGCAAGTGGTTTAAATATTGATATTGCTGCTTGTCCATCTAGGCGTAAGGGTGCACAAGCGCTTTTAAATATTGGCGTTGATTGTTTAGTTCTTGACGATGGATTTCAGCATCGAGCTTTGGCGCGTGATTTAGATATTGTAGTGCTACGTGGAGAGCAGCCATTTGGCAATGGTCACTTGCTACCTTGGGGTACTTTACGTGAGCCGGTTTCAAGCTTAAATCGAGCTCAAATTATCTGGCTGCATTATCGTGATGCAACGCAACTTGAATC
This window of the Deltaproteobacteria bacterium genome carries:
- a CDS encoding glutamate synthase subunit beta; its protein translation is MGDPKGFMNVERRKGTSRPVSERLRDYNEFENLLPEAELRKQASRCMDCGIPFCHWGCPLNNLIPDFNDRVFRGQINEATEALYATNNFPEFTGRVCPAPCEASCVLNIDNIPVTIKSIERFIADNVDMSVPLVAQVAPVRIEHSIAVIGSGPAGLTAAQQLARLGYSVTVFERDDVLGGLLRYGIPDYKLNKQLIERRVDQMRREGVVFVTNTDVGNSLSGKELLTRFDAIVLTIGARRARDLNVPGRELKGVYLAMDFLKQQNRRNGGLEVTEEPILATQKNVVILGGGDTGADCLGTSLRQGAAFVQQIELLPRPPDTRSANNPWPEWPLIMRTSSSHEEGGTRDFGVMTKEILGENGKVRALSAVRVEMKAGKLQEIPGSDFEIPCDLVLLAMGFVGPENNLIEQLGLERDARGNVATKDSCTSVPNIFAAGDVSRGASLVVWAIAEGRQAAAAADAYISNQKQTSKLSECA
- a CDS encoding gamma-glutamyl-gamma-aminobutyrate hydrolase family protein (Members of this family of hydrolases with an active site Cys residue belong to MEROPS family C26.) → MAKVLVLQHTPEENLGIITEALLGQEHQWQYVRLFAGESIPNTLNANGLIVLGGPMGVYDTSKYPFLNNEIRLISQSLNENKPILGVCLGSQLIAAVLGARVYKNKVKEIGWYPIQIAADMSTDPLFGTIKQNFFAFHWHGDTFDLPSGAVSIGSSSVTMNQGFRFNSNIYALQFHLEVTQTIINDLLKTFHHELPEAKTSIETISSDTQKYLENMQTTGRKIFSNWAKML
- a CDS encoding 2,3-bisphosphoglycerate-independent phosphoglycerate mutase translates to MDCQKLVRIPETGVKGPVVVAIMDGVGIGKGDEGDAVAKAHTPTLDRIAQNSLTTQLAAHGLAVGMPSDEDMGNSEVGHNALGAGRIFDQGAKLVQSAIESGKIFAGEVWQNLITHIKQHNTALHFIGLLSDGNVHSNISHLIHMIRKADNLEINRLYVHALLDGRDVPKTSALEYVDQLEAVLIEINKKANREYKIASGGGRMVTTMDRYQADWTIVERGWQTHVLANGPKFVSARAAIEAYRKEKPGILDQDLPPFVVVNGNEPIGPIKNGDGVVAYNFRGDRMLELVSAFENEQFNKFNRGPKPDVFFTGMTLYDGDTNSPNKFLVAPPEITCTIGELLVDAGVVQLATSETQKYGHVTYFFNGNRSGYFSEKLEKYIEVPSNAPPFDEKPEMKAFEISQTLLRELEARDYKFLRLNWANGDMVGHTGNFAATVKGVEAVDQALAMLIDPVLARGGALIVTADHGNADDMGERHKKTGQLLRDENGLIIPKTSHSLNPVPFHVVLSEQDRKRFTMTDVKHPGLGNVAATISVLLGFKVPDIYLPSIIQQISQ
- a CDS encoding MarR family transcriptional regulator, whose amino-acid sequence is MSDKLILTPAAEKFILHWGEMGSRWGISRSVAQIQSLLYVSERPLHADEIVTTLSLARSNVSTALRELQTWGLVRVVHLPGDRRDHFVTICDAWEMLQTVVAERKKREIDPIILLLRECLAEINFKGEHETLAVTRIRELLSFFDTAVDFYEQISSMPKAKLQKAMKLGRQLVKLLTNPSAKTKQKLQKKEK
- a CDS encoding bifunctional folylpolyglutamate synthase/dihydrofolate synthase; its protein translation is MQKLDYATVLQLLFTRTNQGIKLGLETTQALLHALGNPERQMRHVVIAGTNGKGSTSNFIASALQSAGHCVGHYTSPHLLRFTERIRINSVEINHDDVVRLYMNIRRAESACPRPATFFEIITVMALLAFAEANVDITVMEIGLGGRFDAVNVVDKLLAVITPISLDHMQYLGNNLTAIANEKAGIIGRHTVVVTSQQKPEVLAVLKKTAATQNAHLVMATQAQKNTDKISINHAAGMLEFKHTPIAAYQRENLATACTAIRELVKLGVACPDAAIYRAVSDFQWPGRYQWIDGKPDILIDGAHNPAGIKALLSAIAEDSRIGNKPVHTVATILTDRPYEQMLLPILTRSTTLHLTTINNSRSRTYTELKKLAPKAFVYSNVNEAISQAKAHAIKNNGIVLICGSLFLVAETLALLQNQKRDPLING
- a CDS encoding substrate-binding domain-containing protein, translating into MIKNQIAIMAASFAFTFASKMLSLISSHLKIGESLTQYSTVGLPIRENKRLEDILDKSPPSALIGVSIRPEASIVAKYKTAGIPIILIDEEMSGASTVASDNFMGGYLAGEYLVKKQRKKIAIVSGRMQIEGGYNAIQRVNGFKMALEKTGLALPQNQIFEVRDYSFNDGTKVMAQIIESHLKIDAIFCAAGDECAKGLLNTAFKQGVNIPEDISIIGYDDMELAKTSNPPLTTIRQPLEEMATSAYDMATVNRLELIDKPKKASFKPELIMRASA
- a CDS encoding 3',5'-cyclic-nucleotide phosphodiesterase, whose translation is MRLRVLGCHGGESPSHRTSCFAIDEKLLLDAGSVTRSLSLIEQSNIDYIYLSHSHIDHVKGLPLLLDNVIANRNKPVTMIATAGTEAALSQHLFNGLLWPDFSKIPTCENPILRIRIITPREIFTLDGGFELLAIPVHHSIECHGIIVNTKSGAIAYTGDTGPTDEFWQVASSHPKLRAVICEVSFTNEMEKLAGLSGHLTPKMLANELTKFKPQNNTPIFITHMKPGLDDSLKAQLAELNDARIKILHLLDEINI